From a single Deltaproteobacteria bacterium genomic region:
- a CDS encoding HAMP domain-containing histidine kinase has product MSQKILLKLEQSLKKLQSTWPKPFSKETQHLFIQAQKCLEDLQKPEKTNSKKDHYFDFLETLHGVLKTHDLLFLSRHLIYHVVTTADLAKAFGSKEEATAILTELVVASAKRAHFDSKLEIQIKEVRLREGPAIQARFIYAVDSLDEAERQKILEHFFQGTGDGEETSDLAFCRQALRRAGGQLWLEFPKSTHVAFTFHWPAFDTSSSKSEKNYGTYKYDITLTDFTKIRQRFGIVRAKKLVQLVEGFVKGLVRHPVDMVMAFPAQGVVTAIYESQEGAASSVSTRISQRLKKEAFRLGTKNVTPHFRYQLSFLA; this is encoded by the coding sequence ATGTCGCAAAAGATACTTCTCAAACTGGAACAATCGTTAAAAAAATTACAATCAACATGGCCAAAACCTTTTTCGAAAGAAACACAGCATCTTTTTATACAGGCCCAAAAATGTCTTGAAGATTTGCAAAAGCCGGAAAAAACAAACTCAAAAAAAGATCATTATTTTGATTTTCTGGAAACGCTTCATGGGGTTTTAAAAACCCACGATCTTTTATTCTTAAGCAGGCATCTTATTTATCATGTTGTCACCACTGCTGATCTCGCAAAAGCTTTTGGTTCCAAGGAAGAGGCGACGGCCATTTTAACAGAACTGGTTGTGGCTTCTGCAAAGCGGGCGCATTTCGATTCCAAACTGGAAATTCAAATCAAGGAGGTTCGTCTCAGAGAAGGCCCTGCCATTCAGGCCCGCTTTATTTATGCCGTTGATTCTTTGGATGAAGCGGAGCGCCAAAAAATTCTGGAACACTTTTTTCAAGGGACGGGAGATGGTGAAGAGACAAGCGATCTAGCCTTTTGCCGTCAGGCTTTGCGCCGCGCTGGAGGGCAACTTTGGCTTGAGTTTCCGAAGAGCACTCATGTTGCCTTCACTTTTCACTGGCCCGCTTTCGATACTTCCAGTTCGAAGTCGGAGAAAAATTACGGCACTTATAAATACGATATCACTCTGACCGATTTTACAAAAATCCGTCAGCGTTTTGGAATTGTCAGGGCAAAAAAATTGGTTCAGTTGGTGGAGGGATTTGTAAAAGGATTGGTGCGGCATCCGGTTGATATGGTGATGGCTTTTCCGGCGCAGGGAGTAGTCACCGCCATTTATGAATCGCAGGAAGGAGCGGCTTCATCCGTTTCAACTCGCATTTCCCAGCGTTTAAAAAAAGAGGCCTTTCGTCTCGGCACAAAAAATGTTACCCCGCATTTTCGCTATCAACTTTCTTTTTTAGCTTAA
- a CDS encoding methionyl-tRNA formyltransferase: protein MKILFFGSDTFAIPSLRVLHASSSHKIIGVVTQPDKPAGRGRKMTPCPVAVLAKDLGLPLLQPAKIQEETVIQEILNLKADVLVVVAYGKFLPQSLIDKTRYKAVNLHPSLLPKYRGASPIQTAILNGDTKTGVTTMIVSSEMDAGDLYLQCETDIDPVEIAEGLEARLAEVGAHLILKTLEGLEKKTLKPIPQDPKKIILTRKITKEDGQINWNESAETLYNKLRAYTPWPGLFCHVNGKILKIFEAAPMENDSKEKPGTILDNKNGLILRCGKGALCLLEVQLEGKKRMSTADFLKGYSVTVGEKLK from the coding sequence ATGAAAATCCTTTTTTTTGGTTCTGATACCTTTGCCATTCCTTCTCTGAGAGTTTTGCATGCCTCTTCATCGCACAAAATTATTGGAGTCGTCACACAACCGGATAAACCGGCGGGACGTGGCCGCAAAATGACCCCTTGTCCGGTAGCTGTATTGGCGAAAGACTTAGGGCTTCCCCTTTTGCAACCGGCAAAAATTCAGGAGGAAACCGTTATTCAGGAAATTTTAAATTTAAAAGCCGATGTGTTGGTGGTGGTGGCTTATGGAAAATTTTTACCGCAGTCTTTGATCGACAAAACACGCTACAAAGCGGTCAATCTTCACCCTTCGCTTCTCCCAAAATATCGCGGCGCATCTCCAATACAAACGGCCATTTTAAACGGCGACACCAAAACGGGCGTAACAACCATGATCGTGAGTTCCGAAATGGATGCCGGTGATCTTTACCTGCAATGCGAAACCGACATTGATCCCGTTGAAATCGCAGAAGGTCTGGAAGCTCGTCTTGCCGAAGTAGGAGCCCATCTGATTTTGAAAACACTGGAAGGATTGGAAAAGAAAACTCTGAAACCGATACCGCAAGATCCAAAAAAAATAATTCTCACGCGCAAAATCACAAAAGAAGACGGTCAGATTAACTGGAACGAATCGGCAGAAACACTTTACAACAAACTCCGCGCCTATACACCATGGCCGGGCCTCTTTTGTCATGTAAACGGAAAAATTCTGAAAATTTTTGAAGCGGCACCCATGGAAAATGATTCAAAAGAAAAACCCGGAACAATTCTCGACAACAAAAACGGATTGATTCTTCGCTGTGGAAAAGGAGCACTCTGTCTCTTGGAAGTCCAACTCGAAGGGAAGAAGAGAATGAGTACCGCTGATTTTCTAAAAGGCTACTCCGTAACGGTAGGAGAAAAACTTAAATGA
- a CDS encoding transposase, producing the protein MPRQPRIKGEDLHYHVILRCNNKEPLFQEHGDFERLLFILYEGKRKFCFRLYNYEILNSHVHLMVSNHGDSLIDEIMHDICLKYAKDFNQRHKRSGHFWAHRYRSRIISNDQHGLACLRYQHRNALSAGIVAKPEDWPWSGYSYYMGQPNPLLEFHPSYLAVCDEEYRRRQIYKNLVYTSIPSDKISNLLEKGNGKPTCRFNRMVKQVDFLRSNLMEDYI; encoded by the coding sequence ATGCCGCGACAACCACGAATTAAAGGAGAGGATCTTCATTATCATGTCATTTTACGTTGCAATAACAAGGAACCCCTTTTTCAGGAACACGGCGATTTTGAGCGATTACTTTTTATTCTGTATGAGGGAAAACGCAAATTTTGTTTCCGACTCTATAATTACGAAATTCTGAATTCGCATGTACATCTGATGGTATCAAACCACGGAGATTCTTTGATCGATGAAATTATGCACGACATTTGTTTGAAATATGCAAAAGATTTCAATCAGCGCCACAAACGCTCCGGACATTTTTGGGCACATCGGTACCGTAGCCGCATCATTTCGAATGACCAGCATGGTTTGGCGTGTTTGCGATATCAGCATAGGAATGCTTTGTCAGCGGGCATTGTCGCAAAGCCGGAAGATTGGCCGTGGAGTGGCTATTCTTATTATATGGGTCAGCCAAATCCTTTACTAGAATTTCATCCATCTTATTTGGCTGTGTGCGATGAGGAATACCGACGACGTCAAATTTATAAAAATCTGGTTTATACATCCATCCCCTCAGACAAGATTTCCAACTTACTTGAGAAGGGAAATGGTAAACCGACTTGTCGCTTTAATCGAATGGTTAAACAAGTCGATTTTTTGCGAAGTAACTTGATGGAGGATTACATATAG
- a CDS encoding 1-acyl-sn-glycerol-3-phosphate acyltransferase, with amino-acid sequence MMTWIFLSLLYAPLIFRSLFFFLHDNFFGLRLLNRLVGALELWFGWARDFAVILFALWTLGWRVYGWIKLGAPFFLPFEILFLGLAFYSRWWRWHGLKPLQEFARLNPRVEPQEFFDHLYACLGFLPHRVPAKAECLVDPLHLHYAKGKPIQQSVWLCFRGAYATFLFGRLAYKAFRWKGSHYIKSVGSGLSMIWAVRMIQMARMDVIVEKAPDLASIKEGKIIYALSHKSLLDIALAQLAYFKEKPDGSVTSFMPRIIVAKDHFRDNLFLYRILGIGQTLEAWGMIFVDRKSKQEGKAKRAVDNVVKRLLPSDMSLAIYPQGTRARGQLNRDGTRWDAGYFCVGKKERLKKEGGYFKKGIAHIAVSTAGTLAKYKSREKVWVLPVGMIGSGTVCPKGSWKIQTETKVTIKMGEPILVDETMTVDRLTAKIDGSLQELLGVATRLERRFFMDLREILDQRGVDEVAVAIKQWRQEEIVYLILDYIYALPPKLWRGLLTELSNQLRHEATRDNLACLRNKIAELF; translated from the coding sequence ATGATGACATGGATTTTTCTCAGCCTTCTGTATGCCCCGCTGATTTTTCGCAGTCTCTTCTTTTTTCTGCACGATAATTTTTTTGGATTGCGTCTGTTGAATCGATTGGTTGGTGCTTTGGAGCTTTGGTTTGGCTGGGCGCGTGATTTTGCGGTGATCCTTTTTGCGCTATGGACATTGGGTTGGCGCGTTTACGGATGGATTAAACTAGGCGCTCCCTTTTTCTTGCCCTTTGAAATTTTATTTTTGGGATTGGCGTTTTACAGCCGGTGGTGGCGTTGGCACGGTTTAAAGCCTTTGCAGGAATTTGCCCGCCTCAATCCAAGAGTTGAACCACAGGAATTTTTTGATCATCTTTATGCCTGTTTAGGTTTTCTCCCCCATCGAGTTCCTGCCAAGGCGGAGTGTCTCGTCGATCCTTTGCATCTTCATTATGCAAAGGGAAAACCGATACAGCAGAGTGTCTGGCTCTGTTTCCGCGGCGCTTATGCCACTTTTTTATTTGGACGCCTCGCCTACAAGGCATTTCGCTGGAAGGGGTCTCATTATATTAAGAGTGTGGGGTCTGGCCTTTCGATGATTTGGGCGGTGCGTATGATACAGATGGCCCGGATGGATGTGATTGTGGAAAAAGCACCCGATCTGGCTTCAATCAAAGAGGGAAAAATTATTTATGCTTTGAGCCATAAAAGTCTGCTCGATATTGCTTTGGCGCAACTTGCTTATTTCAAGGAAAAGCCGGACGGATCAGTGACGAGTTTTATGCCCCGCATAATTGTTGCCAAGGATCACTTCAGGGACAATTTATTTTTGTACCGGATTTTGGGGATTGGTCAAACTTTGGAGGCGTGGGGAATGATTTTTGTCGACCGAAAATCAAAGCAGGAGGGGAAAGCAAAAAGAGCGGTGGACAATGTGGTGAAGAGACTTCTTCCTTCCGATATGTCATTGGCGATTTACCCGCAGGGGACAAGGGCCCGGGGGCAATTGAATCGGGATGGAACACGCTGGGACGCCGGCTATTTTTGTGTCGGCAAAAAAGAGCGTCTGAAAAAAGAGGGCGGTTATTTCAAAAAAGGAATTGCCCATATTGCGGTATCAACAGCCGGAACTTTGGCAAAATATAAATCTCGCGAAAAGGTTTGGGTGTTGCCGGTCGGAATGATTGGTTCGGGAACGGTATGTCCCAAAGGTTCTTGGAAAATTCAGACTGAAACGAAAGTAACAATCAAAATGGGTGAGCCAATTCTTGTGGATGAAACGATGACGGTTGACCGACTCACCGCAAAAATTGACGGATCTCTGCAAGAATTATTGGGAGTGGCTACTCGTCTGGAACGCCGATTCTTCATGGATCTTCGGGAAATTCTGGACCAACGCGGCGTGGATGAAGTGGCGGTGGCGATCAAACAATGGCGACAGGAAGAAATTGTTTATCTAATTCTGGATTATATTTACGCTCTGCCGCCAAAATTATGGCGGGGATTACTGACTGAACTCTCCAATCAACTCCGTCACGAAGCGACCCGCGACAATCTAGCCTGCCTCCGCAATAAAATCGCCGAACTGTTTTAA
- the priA gene encoding primosomal protein N' yields the protein MISFSYAQVAVATPLNQLFTYRIPSALQNQIKQGARVVVPFRRKQVLGFCIALSDQPPSDFSADKLKEILEVKDETPVFSEKMLELLQWLSDYYLAPLGEICRAALPTRLTQVKTPSQTKPRLKEEEHSIFHQAEPLQLMEGQKEALQKLIDRFQSFSELCSREGEAPTALPAEGATRAPIKSAFQNPSQPILLHGITGSGKTEVYLQFLNKVLESGKEAILLVPEIGLTPQLIGRVQSRLQSNVAIYHSGLSDTWRQIYWEKMREGSVKVAVGTRSALFAPFKNLGAIIIDEEHDPSYKQTEGGFYYNARDAAILRAKLEKAVVVLGSATPSLETFYNTKRGKYEYIALPERATGATLPEVQLIDLKQEKLAPDSKTLSPTLKAAISENLYRGEQSLLFLDRRGFANFLLCQDCGHVLKCKNCAISLTYHKYPPSLVCHYCDYHTRLPEKCPECQSSALKLLGEGTEMLEEELKNLFPTARIVRLDRDTAGKREHRHEVLHQMKKGEVDILLGTQIVAKGHDFPNVTLVGVILADQSLFLPDFRSSERTFQLLTQVAGRSGRGDKPGKVLIQTFQPEHFALQCTRQHDFKRFAEEELQQRESLCYPPFSRLAQIRLQGSDGDKVKKGALNLKNFLGRKKWEKDPPVIMGPVKSPLAKVRGKHRWQILIKAFKVKELLWLLRQAQTQSKEMLPAGVQIQIDVDCLNLM from the coding sequence ATGATATCATTTTCCTACGCCCAAGTTGCGGTGGCTACACCGCTTAATCAGCTTTTTACTTATCGCATTCCTTCTGCTCTGCAAAATCAGATCAAACAGGGCGCACGGGTTGTGGTTCCTTTCAGGCGCAAACAAGTCCTTGGATTTTGCATCGCACTTTCCGATCAACCTCCTTCTGATTTTTCAGCCGACAAACTCAAAGAAATTCTGGAGGTAAAAGATGAAACTCCTGTTTTTTCGGAAAAGATGCTCGAACTTTTGCAATGGCTCTCCGATTATTATTTGGCACCGCTGGGAGAAATTTGCCGCGCCGCTCTTCCCACTCGTCTCACACAGGTAAAAACTCCTTCGCAAACCAAACCGCGTCTCAAAGAAGAAGAACATTCCATTTTTCATCAAGCCGAACCTCTACAATTGATGGAGGGACAAAAAGAGGCGCTCCAAAAATTGATTGATAGATTTCAAAGTTTTAGCGAGCTTTGCTCGCGTGAGGGGGAGGCTCCGACGGCTTTGCCGGCGGAGGGGGCGACGCGAGCCCCTATAAAAAGTGCTTTTCAAAATCCATCTCAGCCGATCTTACTTCATGGCATTACCGGTTCCGGCAAAACGGAAGTTTATCTGCAATTTTTAAATAAAGTTCTCGAATCCGGAAAAGAAGCAATTCTGCTCGTTCCCGAAATTGGTCTGACGCCACAGTTGATTGGCAGAGTACAAAGCCGCCTCCAATCGAATGTTGCCATTTATCACAGCGGTTTGAGTGATACATGGCGACAAATCTATTGGGAGAAAATGCGGGAAGGAAGCGTCAAAGTGGCGGTCGGTACACGCTCCGCCCTGTTTGCCCCTTTCAAAAATTTGGGCGCCATCATCATCGATGAAGAACATGATCCTTCTTACAAACAAACCGAAGGGGGATTTTACTACAACGCCCGTGATGCGGCGATTTTGCGCGCGAAGTTGGAGAAGGCTGTTGTGGTGCTGGGGTCTGCAACTCCCTCGCTCGAAACTTTTTACAACACCAAAAGAGGGAAATACGAATATATCGCTCTTCCGGAAAGGGCCACCGGAGCGACACTTCCCGAAGTTCAACTCATTGATCTCAAGCAAGAAAAATTGGCGCCTGATTCGAAAACACTCTCACCCACTTTGAAAGCGGCCATCTCTGAAAATTTATATCGCGGAGAACAATCTCTTCTTTTTTTAGACCGCCGCGGTTTTGCCAACTTTTTACTCTGTCAGGATTGTGGACATGTTTTGAAATGTAAAAATTGCGCCATCTCTCTAACCTATCACAAATATCCTCCGTCTCTTGTTTGTCACTATTGCGATTATCACACGCGCCTTCCTGAAAAATGCCCCGAATGCCAAAGCAGTGCTCTCAAACTTTTGGGGGAAGGAACTGAAATGCTGGAAGAAGAATTAAAAAATCTTTTCCCGACTGCGAGGATTGTCCGTCTCGACCGTGACACCGCGGGAAAAAGAGAGCATCGCCATGAGGTGTTGCATCAAATGAAAAAGGGAGAAGTCGATATTTTATTGGGGACACAAATTGTGGCGAAGGGTCACGACTTTCCGAATGTCACATTGGTGGGGGTGATTCTGGCCGACCAATCGCTCTTTCTGCCAGACTTCCGGTCTTCCGAAAGAACCTTTCAACTTCTAACGCAAGTGGCAGGCCGCTCAGGCCGTGGAGACAAACCGGGGAAAGTTCTCATTCAAACATTTCAGCCGGAACATTTCGCCCTTCAATGCACCCGTCAACACGACTTCAAACGCTTTGCGGAAGAAGAACTCCAACAACGCGAAAGCCTTTGTTACCCCCCTTTCTCCAGACTCGCGCAAATCCGCCTGCAGGGGAGTGACGGGGATAAAGTAAAAAAAGGAGCTTTAAATCTTAAAAATTTTTTGGGCAGAAAAAAGTGGGAGAAGGATCCACCCGTCATCATGGGTCCTGTGAAATCCCCGCTGGCGAAAGTGCGCGGCAAACATCGCTGGCAGATTTTAATCAAAGCTTTCAAAGTGAAGGAATTGCTTTGGTTACTGCGACAGGCTCAGACACAATCCAAAGAAATGCTCCCCGCCGGAGTCCAGATCCAAATTGATGTTGACTGCCTTAATCTGATGTAG
- the def gene encoding peptide deformylase: MSILKIITYPDPGLQTVCKPVEKVSKEIQKLLDDMAETMYAAPGIGLAAPQVSQLLRVIVLDTKWKDKKGEGELFQLINPKIIHREGKIEWEEGCLSIPDFSQKMERSKKVTVEALDKQGSLIRIEGEDLLAVCLQHEIDHLDGKLIIDKSSRLKRNLYLEKIKKHLPPESKKHDEVIF; the protein is encoded by the coding sequence ATGAGTATTTTAAAAATCATCACCTATCCGGATCCCGGCTTGCAAACAGTCTGCAAACCGGTTGAAAAAGTTTCGAAAGAAATCCAAAAACTTTTGGATGACATGGCGGAAACCATGTACGCCGCACCCGGTATTGGTCTTGCCGCACCGCAGGTGAGTCAGCTTTTGCGGGTGATTGTGCTCGACACAAAATGGAAAGACAAAAAGGGAGAGGGAGAACTTTTTCAACTCATAAATCCCAAAATCATTCACCGCGAAGGAAAAATTGAGTGGGAAGAGGGCTGTCTCAGCATTCCTGATTTTTCACAAAAAATGGAGCGCTCCAAGAAGGTAACAGTCGAGGCCCTTGATAAACAAGGATCACTAATCCGGATTGAGGGCGAAGACCTTCTGGCTGTCTGCCTGCAACATGAAATTGATCATCTCGACGGAAAACTCATTATCGATAAATCCAGCCGGCTCAAAAGAAATCTCTATCTGGAAAAAATAAAAAAACACCTTCCTCCGGAAAGCAAGAAACACGACGAGGTTATCTTTTAA
- a CDS encoding ribulose-phosphate 3-epimerase → MKKLIAPSILSADFARLGEEITAVEKAGADLIHIDIMDGHFVPNLTMGPSIVTSIRKITKLPLDCHLMIEKPEKFIEPFAKAGADWISVHIETSNLSELLPAIKKLSCKAGAVINPPTPIEKIFPFCKLADFILVMTVNPGFGGQSLVEGSFKKIAKLKSYLTQNNLNTPIEVDGGIKTENIGEFAKAGTNIFVSGSGIFRVKNYSATITQMKSYI, encoded by the coding sequence ATGAAAAAACTCATCGCCCCTTCCATTTTGTCGGCCGATTTTGCAAGATTGGGTGAAGAAATCACCGCCGTTGAAAAAGCGGGTGCCGATTTGATTCACATCGACATTATGGATGGTCATTTCGTACCGAACCTGACGATGGGACCGTCTATTGTCACTTCGATTCGCAAGATCACAAAACTTCCTCTCGATTGTCATTTAATGATTGAGAAACCCGAAAAATTTATCGAGCCCTTTGCCAAAGCCGGCGCTGACTGGATCAGCGTTCATATTGAAACGTCGAATCTATCGGAGTTATTACCAGCTATCAAAAAACTGAGTTGCAAAGCGGGCGCTGTTATCAATCCGCCCACACCGATTGAAAAAATATTTCCTTTCTGCAAGCTCGCCGATTTTATTTTGGTAATGACCGTCAACCCGGGTTTTGGAGGACAAAGTCTGGTGGAAGGGTCGTTTAAAAAAATAGCGAAACTAAAAAGCTATCTCACACAAAACAATTTAAACACCCCCATCGAAGTCGACGGCGGCATCAAAACAGAAAACATCGGAGAATTCGCCAAAGCCGGCACCAACATCTTCGTCTCCGGCTCCGGAATTTTCCGCGTAAAAAATTACAGCGCAACAATCACGCAAATGAAGAGTTACATATAG